The DNA segment TCCAGTAGGTAAGACAATTATCCCTCTTTTTCCTGCTCTATTCCAGAAAAATAATGCCTTAGCTTGGTAATCTCTTAGTGTTATTTTATCCTCTATCATAGGAAAAGGTAAAGTGTCCAAAACATTATCTTCAATTTTAATTTCTTCTCTTTTAAAATACTCTAGAACATCCCTGTATTTATATGCAAATCCTATATATTTTTTGAATTCATCACTCCACTTTAAACCTGGGGCATAATAATCTGAAAGTAGTAATCCTTTATAGTACGATAATCTTACCACAATATTATGTTAAAAATTGAAATATTTAACTCTTATTAGGTTAAGTATATATTAGTTAGAAAAACAATATAAATTCATGGAAATCAAGCCTTTAGCATTTGAGAGCTTAGGAGTAAGGTCACAAGCTACTTTTATAGAAACTAAGGACGTTAGAATATTAGTAGATCCAGCAGTATCTTTAGCTCCAAGACGTTATGGCTTACCCCCACATCAAAGAGAGGTTGACAGACTTACGGAGCTGGCTAAGGTAATAACTGAAAAAGCTAGAGAGGCAGATATAATTATAGTAACTCATTATCATTATGATCATCACGATCCGGGTTTCATAATTCCCAAGGATATTTATAAAAATAAGAAGGTCTTCATTAAAGATCCAAAAGAGAATATAAATATGAGTCAGAAAAGAGTTAGGGCTCCAAGGTTTCTTAATTCTATTCACGGTTTACCAGAGAGTATAGAAACTGCTGAAGGAAAGGAAATACAAATAGGCTCTACAAAGATAATATTTTCTCAAGCAGTTCCTCATGGTGCAGATGAAAGATTAGGTTATGTTGTTCAAGTTGCAATAAAAGACGGTGATCAGACAGTATTAATAACTTCAGATATAGAAGGTGCGCCAAAAGATCAGCACTTAGAGTTTACATTGAAAGTAAAGCCTAACGTTATAATAATAGATGGTC comes from the Acidianus infernus genome and includes:
- a CDS encoding MBL fold metallo-hydrolase, with product MEIKPLAFESLGVRSQATFIETKDVRILVDPAVSLAPRRYGLPPHQREVDRLTELAKVITEKAREADIIIVTHYHYDHHDPGFIIPKDIYKNKKVFIKDPKENINMSQKRVRAPRFLNSIHGLPESIETAEGKEIQIGSTKIIFSQAVPHGADERLGYVVQVAIKDGDQTVLITSDIEGAPKDQHLEFTLKVKPNVIIIDGPLSYLLGYALKQEDLDNSIKNLERVVKEGAETMIVDHHVLRDLNYKAVLSNVYEVARSVNAKVITAAEFLNTEPLILEARRRELFKEENKPARIPRNLAQLLTAGGQ